DNA sequence from the Carnobacterium funditum DSM 5970 genome:
ACATTTCCTTCACCAACTAGACGATCTAAAATAGCTTCAGGATTTTCTCCATTTTCCATCAATTGAGAAATCATTGGAATAGAAGCTAATCGATTTTCAAGCGCTGTAATGGTTTCCTCTGTTGCATCTGGCATAACTTGAATCATAAAGCCTCCAGCTGCTTTAATAGAATCGTCTGTATCGACTAGCACGCTTAGTCCAATAGCTGAAGGCGTTTGTTCTGAAGTCGCCATATAATAAGTGAAGTCTTCACCTAACTCGCCACTAACTAATGGAACTTGTCCAGAAAAAGCTTCTTTCATACCTAAGTCTTTGGTCACAGTTAGCGTTCCTTGTGATCCTACTGCTCCACGAACATCTAACTTTCCAGCTTCATTTAACGGAAGACTTATTTTAGGATTAGCGATATAACCTTTCACTTCACATTTTCCATTGCTATCTACAATTATATGACCAGTTGGGCCGTTCCCTTCAATTTTTACAGTCATTTTTTCTTTGCCTTTTAGCGTAGCTCCAAGCAAAATAGCTCCTATCATTGTTCGGCCTAATGCCGCTGAAGCTACACTCCAAGTTCCGTGTCTGCGTTGTGCTTCTGCAACCGTTTCTGTTGCGTCAATAGCATACACTCTAACTTCACCATTGTAGCCTAAACTTTTCAATAAATAATCTGACATTTTCTTAACTCCTTCAGCAGTGATTTTTCATTATTCTTACTTTAAATCAGAAAGTTACTAAAGTAAAGTAAGTATGTTTATTGTATCGTATTGAAAAAAAAAAAGGAGCGCATATACACGCAACCTTTTTTTGTTTTATAAATTAATGACTATCTAAATCATTATTTTTTTTATCTGGTGAATTTCTTTCTTTGTAATCTTCTTCGTCAACGCCTAGTTCTTTTTTTACATCTTCTACAATTTCTTCGGCGTCTTCTAGTGGTTCATGTCTTTTTTGTTCTTTTTCTAAACGTTCAGTTTCTTTTGCTTTTCTTGCTCGTTTAATTTCTTCAAATGACTTTCCTTCAGTTTCTTCATGAGGAAATTCATCTTCTGAAGAGTTTACTGGTTCAGGCATTTTACCCGTTTCAAATAAGCTCTTAATTGTCAGCTCATCTAATGTTTCCAGTTCAAGTAATTTGTCAGCTATCAATTTGTGTGCATCTTTGTGCTCTTCGAGAATCTGACGTGCCTGATCATGAGCTGCAACGATGATAGCGCGAACTTCTTGATCGATTTCAAAGGCAACTTGTTCAGAATACGCTTTGGTTTGACCATAATCACGTCCAACAAACACTTGATGATTTCCTTCATATTGTACTGGACCTAATTTATCACTCATCCCATATTCTGTTACCATACTTCTAGCTAAGGCAGTAGCTTGTTGGAAATCATTGCTTGCTCCTGATGATTGTGAATCGAAAACTAATTCTTCAGCTACACGTCCACCTAGCAATCCAACAATCTGTTCAGTCATTTCTTTTTTAGTCATTAAGAAACGATCTTCTTTAGGAAGCATGATAGCAT
Encoded proteins:
- the hslO gene encoding Hsp33 family molecular chaperone HslO — its product is MSDYLLKSLGYNGEVRVYAIDATETVAEAQRRHGTWSVASAALGRTMIGAILLGATLKGKEKMTVKIEGNGPTGHIIVDSNGKCEVKGYIANPKISLPLNEAGKLDVRGAVGSQGTLTVTKDLGMKEAFSGQVPLVSGELGEDFTYYMATSEQTPSAIGLSVLVDTDDSIKAAGGFMIQVMPDATEETITALENRLASIPMISQLMENGENPEAILDRLVGEGNVKVLEKMPVSFKCDCSKERFATAIIALGGEEIDSMIEEDHGAEASCHFCGNQYHYDIADLEKLKAEAIS